One window of the Pseudomonas lurida genome contains the following:
- a CDS encoding segregation and condensation protein A, giving the protein MEVFLEAFEGPLDLLLYLIRKQNINILDIPVAEITRQYMGYVELMQSVRLELAAEYLVMAAMLAEIKSRMLLPRSETVEAEEDDPRAELIRRLQEYERFKAAAEGIDGLSRVGRDVVVPKLDAPEARARKLLPDVSLEELLMSMAEVLRRGDMFESHQVSREALSTRERMSDVLERLKGGGFVPFVELFTAEEGRLGVVVTFMAILELVKESLVELVQNEPFAAIHVRARAE; this is encoded by the coding sequence CTGGAAGTCTTCCTTGAAGCCTTCGAAGGCCCGCTGGACCTGCTGCTGTACCTGATCCGCAAGCAGAACATCAACATCCTCGACATTCCGGTGGCGGAAATTACCCGTCAATACATGGGCTATGTCGAGCTGATGCAATCGGTGCGCCTGGAGTTGGCCGCCGAGTACCTGGTGATGGCCGCCATGCTTGCCGAGATCAAGTCACGCATGCTGCTGCCGCGCTCGGAGACGGTAGAAGCCGAGGAAGACGACCCGCGCGCCGAACTGATCCGCCGCCTGCAAGAGTATGAACGCTTCAAGGCCGCCGCCGAGGGCATCGACGGCTTGAGTCGCGTGGGCCGCGACGTGGTGGTGCCCAAGCTCGACGCGCCGGAAGCCCGCGCGCGCAAGCTGCTGCCGGACGTGAGCCTGGAAGAGTTGCTGATGTCCATGGCCGAGGTGCTGCGCCGTGGCGACATGTTTGAAAGCCATCAGGTCAGCCGTGAGGCGCTGTCGACCCGCGAGCGCATGAGCGATGTGCTGGAGCGTCTCAAGGGCGGCGGCTTCGTGCCGTTTGTCGAGCTGTTCACCGCCGAAGAAGGGCGCCTGGGGGTGGTGGTGACCTTTATGGCGATCCTGGAGCTGGTGAAGGAGTCCTTGGTCGAGTTGGTCCAGAATGAGCCTTTTGCGGCTATCCACGTGCGGGCGCGAGCCGAATAA
- a CDS encoding L-threonylcarbamoyladenylate synthase, giving the protein MSQFFQIHPENPQARLIKQAVEIIRAGGVVIYPTDSSYAIGCQIGDKGAVERVRRLRQLDDKHNFALICSDLSQLGLFAKVDTGTFRLLKAHTPGPYTFILNATREVPRLLLHPKKRTIGLRVPEHPIALALLAELGEPLMSVSLIMPGDTEPLEDPYEMRQLLEKQVDLIIDGGFGGGKASTVINLADGEPEVIRVGCGDPAPFMVEA; this is encoded by the coding sequence GTGAGTCAATTCTTCCAGATTCATCCGGAAAACCCCCAGGCGCGCCTGATCAAACAGGCCGTCGAGATTATTCGCGCCGGCGGCGTGGTGATCTACCCAACGGATTCGTCCTACGCCATTGGTTGCCAGATCGGCGACAAGGGCGCGGTCGAGCGCGTACGACGCTTGCGTCAGCTGGACGACAAGCACAACTTCGCGCTGATCTGCAGCGACCTGTCCCAGTTGGGGCTGTTCGCCAAGGTCGACACGGGGACCTTCCGCCTGCTCAAGGCCCATACGCCGGGGCCCTACACCTTTATTCTCAACGCCACCCGCGAGGTGCCGCGCCTGCTGCTGCACCCCAAGAAGCGCACCATCGGCCTGCGGGTGCCGGAACATCCCATCGCGTTGGCGTTGCTGGCCGAACTGGGTGAGCCACTGATGAGCGTGTCGCTGATCATGCCCGGCGACACCGAGCCGCTCGAAGACCCCTACGAAATGCGCCAACTGCTGGAGAAGCAGGTCGATCTCATCATCGACGGCGGTTTTGGTGGTGGCAAGGCCTCCACCGTGATCAACCTGGCGGACGGCGAACCCGAAGTGATCCGTGTGGGTTGCGGCGACCCGGCTCCGTTCATGGTCGAGGCCTGA
- a CDS encoding PHP domain-containing protein: MNVDLHCHSTASDGALAPAVLVARAFEKGVRVLALTDHDTLEGLDEAREAAQALGMQLVNGVELSCTWGGATIHVLGYGFDQLAPPLVAAIAQLHDGRWLRSEEISRKLSLKGMPGALEGARAIQQELGDSGNAPARPHFADWMVREGFVKDRAEAFRKWLGAGKLGDVKQHWPTLEDTVETLRASGAWVSLAHPWHYDFTRSKRRKLIADYIGAGGHAIEVVNGHQPAEQVGSLSILAREFGLLVSAGSDFHGPGGWSEIGEYRAVPEDLPLLWGRFKHDPIIATV; the protein is encoded by the coding sequence GTGAATGTTGATTTGCACTGCCATAGCACGGCCTCCGACGGCGCCCTGGCGCCTGCGGTGCTGGTTGCGCGTGCGTTTGAAAAAGGCGTGCGAGTCCTGGCGTTGACCGACCATGACACCCTCGAAGGCCTCGACGAGGCCCGCGAAGCTGCGCAGGCACTTGGCATGCAACTGGTCAATGGCGTGGAATTGTCCTGCACCTGGGGCGGCGCCACCATTCATGTGCTCGGCTATGGTTTCGACCAGCTAGCCCCGCCGTTGGTCGCGGCCATCGCCCAATTGCACGATGGCCGCTGGCTGCGGTCCGAAGAAATAAGCCGCAAGCTCAGCCTTAAAGGCATGCCCGGGGCGCTGGAAGGCGCCCGCGCCATCCAGCAGGAACTGGGCGACAGCGGCAATGCACCGGCCCGACCGCATTTTGCCGACTGGATGGTGCGTGAAGGTTTCGTCAAGGACCGCGCCGAAGCCTTTCGCAAATGGTTGGGCGCTGGCAAGTTGGGGGATGTGAAGCAACACTGGCCGACCCTGGAAGACACCGTCGAGACGTTGCGAGCCTCCGGTGCCTGGGTCAGCCTGGCCCACCCCTGGCATTACGATTTCACCCGCAGCAAGCGCCGCAAGCTGATTGCCGACTATATTGGAGCGGGCGGCCACGCAATTGAAGTGGTCAACGGGCATCAACCTGCCGAACAGGTGGGTAGCCTGTCGATACTTGCTCGCGAATTTGGTCTGCTGGTCAGTGCCGGCAGTGATTTTCATGGCCCAGGCGGCTGGTCCGAGATCGGCGAGTACCGCGCGGTCCCGGAAGATTTGCCGCTCTTGTGGGGGCGATTCAAGCATGACCCCATTATTGCCACCGTCTGA
- a CDS encoding septation protein A, translating into MKQFIDFIPLLLFFIVTKLDPRVIEIAGHELSFGGIYSATAVLIISSIVVYGAIFISQRKLEKSQWLTLVACLVFGGLTLAFHSETFLKWKAPVVNWLFALVFIGSHFIGDRLLIKRIMGHALTLPEPVWTRLNVAWIVFFLFCGAANLFVAFTFQDYWVDFKVFGSLGMTVLFLVGQGIYLSRHLHDAAPTTPKTED; encoded by the coding sequence GTGAAACAATTCATCGACTTCATCCCGCTGTTGCTGTTTTTCATCGTTACCAAACTCGACCCCAGGGTCATCGAAATCGCCGGCCACGAGCTGTCGTTCGGAGGCATCTACAGCGCCACCGCCGTGCTGATCATCAGCTCTATCGTCGTCTACGGCGCCATCTTCATCTCCCAGCGCAAGCTGGAAAAAAGCCAATGGCTCACCCTGGTCGCGTGCCTGGTATTCGGCGGCCTTACCCTGGCCTTCCACAGCGAAACGTTCCTCAAATGGAAAGCGCCGGTGGTCAACTGGCTGTTCGCCCTGGTCTTTATCGGCAGCCACTTCATCGGTGACCGCCTGCTCATCAAGCGGATCATGGGCCATGCGCTGACCCTGCCGGAGCCCGTGTGGACACGTTTGAACGTGGCCTGGATCGTGTTCTTCCTGTTCTGCGGCGCCGCCAACCTGTTCGTGGCCTTTACCTTCCAGGACTACTGGGTCGACTTCAAAGTATTCGGCAGCCTGGGCATGACCGTGTTGTTCCTGGTCGGCCAGGGTATCTACCTGTCGCGCCACCTGCATGACGCCGCCCCTACCACGCCAAAAACCGAGGACTGA
- a CDS encoding YciI family protein: MLYAIIATDVANSLEKRLSVRPAHVERLKQLQAEGRIVLAGPHPAVDSNDPGDAGFTGSLIVAEFASLADAQAWAKADPYVAAGVYADVVIKPFKQVLP; this comes from the coding sequence ATGCTCTACGCCATCATTGCCACCGACGTTGCGAACTCGCTGGAAAAACGCCTGAGCGTGCGCCCGGCCCATGTCGAACGCCTCAAACAGCTGCAGGCCGAAGGTCGTATCGTACTGGCCGGCCCGCATCCTGCGGTGGACAGCAATGACCCGGGCGATGCCGGTTTCACCGGTAGCCTCATCGTCGCCGAGTTTGCCTCGCTGGCCGACGCCCAGGCCTGGGCCAAGGCGGATCCTTATGTTGCGGCCGGCGTTTACGCCGACGTCGTGATCAAGCCGTTCAAGCAA